One genomic segment of Ipomoea triloba cultivar NCNSP0323 chromosome 9, ASM357664v1 includes these proteins:
- the LOC116030276 gene encoding UPF0161 protein At3g09310 gives MISLNCTLFQKPFSPPNPNLNSPLVSPNQIRHFNHLFPNKKKIRWAKESRLVIANGAEKDSSHSSSQDEEVNDLGVKTALSMLKFYKREISPLLPNSCRYIPTCSEYSMISYKKYGVVKGTVLTAWRLCRCNPLGGSGFDPPRWFGEASPPEQ, from the exons ATGATATCCCTCAACTGTACCCTCTTTCAAAAACCATTTTCTCCACCGAACCCTAATCTCAATTCCCCTTTAGTTTCTCCTAACCAAATTCGTCACTTCAATCATCTCTTTCCCAACAAAAAAAAG ATAAGGTGGGCGAAGGAGAGCCGTTTGGTTATTGCTAATGGGGCAGAGAAAGACTCCAGCCATAGCAGCTCTCAAG ATGAGGAAGTGAATGATTTGGGGGTTAAAACTGCATTGTCTATGCTCAAGTTCTACAAAA GAGAAATCTCGCCATTGTTGCCAAATAGCTGTCGATACATTCCTACATGCAGTGAGTATTCCATGATTTCTTACAAGAAATATGGAGTTGTGAAGGGGACTGTCTTGACTGCTTGGCGTCTCTGTCGCTGTAATCCTCTGG GAGGATCTGGCTTTGATCCCCCGAGATGGTTTGGTGAGGCAAGTCCACCGGAGCAATGA